A region from the Sulfuricurvum sp. genome encodes:
- the cysK gene encoding cysteine synthase A has product MKIAANVTELIGNTPLITLNHFSKGSTAIIGKCEFMNPSGSVKDRIGCNMILQALQRGEITDESVIIEPTSGNTGIALASIAASLGLKLILTMPSSMSLERRRLLSALGAQIILTEPEKGMGGAVVKAIELGSSIPGAVVLQQFNNGDNPQIHRQTTAEEIWRDTDGKIDIFVAAIGTGGTITGVGEILKQYNPKIQIIAVEPDASAVLSGEPAGPHKIQGIGAGFVPKVLNREIYDELVRITNAEAMETARTIAKKEGLLVGISSGANVAAAEKIAARPENKGKTIVTILCDTGERYLSTELYEYPPEHV; this is encoded by the coding sequence ATGAAAATTGCAGCCAATGTTACGGAGCTGATCGGAAATACGCCGCTCATTACGTTAAATCATTTTTCAAAAGGATCGACAGCGATTATCGGAAAATGCGAATTTATGAATCCTTCGGGTTCGGTTAAAGACCGGATCGGATGCAATATGATCCTCCAAGCTCTGCAACGCGGTGAGATCACGGATGAGAGTGTCATTATCGAACCGACAAGTGGAAATACGGGAATTGCGTTGGCAAGTATCGCCGCAAGTCTGGGACTGAAGCTGATACTAACGATGCCGAGTTCCATGAGTCTGGAGCGAAGACGTCTTTTGTCGGCACTGGGTGCACAGATTATTTTGACCGAACCTGAAAAAGGGATGGGCGGAGCGGTCGTAAAGGCGATTGAATTGGGTTCATCCATTCCGGGTGCAGTTGTTTTACAGCAGTTTAATAACGGGGATAACCCTCAAATCCATCGTCAAACTACGGCGGAAGAGATTTGGAGAGATACCGACGGGAAAATCGATATTTTTGTTGCGGCGATCGGAACGGGCGGAACAATTACCGGGGTAGGGGAAATACTGAAACAGTACAACCCGAAGATTCAAATCATTGCGGTTGAACCGGATGCGTCGGCAGTCCTTTCAGGTGAACCGGCAGGTCCGCATAAGATTCAGGGTATCGGAGCCGGATTTGTCCCCAAGGTACTCAATCGCGAAATATACGATGAACTTGTTCGAATAACCAACGCGGAAGCAATGGAAACAGCCAGAACGATCGCAAAAAAAGAGGGGCTTTTAGTCGGCATTTCCTCCGGAGCCAATGTTGCTGCGGCTGAAAAAATTGCGGCCCGTCCGGAAAATAAAGGGAAAACGATTGTAACGATTCTGTGCGATACCGGAGAACGGTATTTGAGTACGGAGCTGTACGAATACCCGCCAGAGCACGTGTGA
- a CDS encoding DUF2061 domain-containing protein: MQEKHYRSIVKAISWRTVGTIDTMVVSFFVTGNLVMAISIGSVEVLTKMALYYFHERAWNKTNFGRLKVVENDYQI; this comes from the coding sequence ATGCAAGAGAAACACTATCGAAGTATTGTAAAAGCCATCTCATGGCGAACGGTCGGAACGATCGATACGATGGTCGTCTCTTTTTTTGTTACAGGCAATCTCGTGATGGCAATTTCGATCGGATCGGTCGAAGTTTTGACGAAGATGGCTTTGTACTATTTTCATGAAAGAGCGTGGAATAAAACAAATTTCGGAAGATTGAAAGTAGTCGAAAACGATTATCAGATTTAG
- a CDS encoding phosphoadenylyl-sulfate reductase, producing MNENFALLNEWFTGVSAETVLTHFLQTYKGRIALASSYGAEDQVLTDMIVKIDPVAKIFTLDTGRLHEETYAVMDQTNKKYGIKVAVYCPVQSELEQLYQMQGINGFRESVENRKRCCHVRKMEPLRRALEGLEVWITGLRRAQSPTRETMQLIEWDEANNLIKLNPLIEWSEENVWDYIKQQKVPYNTLHTQGYPSIGCAPCTRAVQEGEDIRAGRWWWENPEHKECGLHLKKEKQ from the coding sequence ATGAACGAAAATTTTGCATTATTGAATGAATGGTTTACGGGTGTATCGGCTGAAACGGTACTTACCCATTTTTTACAGACCTATAAAGGGCGTATTGCATTGGCATCGAGCTATGGTGCGGAAGATCAGGTCTTAACTGACATGATTGTCAAAATTGACCCTGTCGCAAAAATATTTACTCTTGATACGGGACGTTTACATGAAGAAACGTATGCTGTGATGGATCAGACCAATAAAAAGTACGGGATCAAGGTTGCCGTGTACTGTCCGGTGCAGAGTGAATTAGAGCAACTCTATCAAATGCAGGGGATTAACGGATTTAGAGAGAGTGTCGAAAACCGAAAAAGGTGTTGTCACGTTCGTAAAATGGAGCCGCTTCGCCGAGCTCTTGAAGGGCTAGAGGTATGGATCACAGGGTTGCGCCGTGCTCAGTCACCGACACGCGAGACGATGCAGCTGATCGAATGGGATGAAGCCAATAATCTTATAAAACTCAATCCGCTTATAGAGTGGAGCGAAGAGAATGTCTGGGACTATATAAAACAACAAAAAGTTCCTTATAACACGCTGCATACGCAAGGCTATCCGAGTATCGGATGTGCTCCATGTACGAGAGCGGTTCAGGAGGGAGAAGATATCCG